The DNA segment ttacttttataatttgaagCTGACATATTTTCTTTGTCAGGTGGTAGAGTCCAAACGTTCGATCTAATTTTTTGAGAGGGGGAATATTAGTTCGCAGCTTCGTTAGGGCTTTAGTCAGGCGATATATAAAGTAATCTTTTAGTTGAAGTTTACTGACGTCGGTATACAAATTTTTACATCGCTGCTCTTGAACTTTAATGGCTATTGTTTAACGTAGGTGATTGTGTTTTTGGGAATGCAGCTTTTAGTTTTTCGATGGAGTTGGCAGAGTTTATTACGGTTATCGATAAGGTCTTCAAACTCGGGGCTGAGACgtggatcgtatttgttaacAACAGCCAAAGGAATCACAGCGTGAATGGCAGTTTTTATAATAGAGGTGAGATTAGTTACGGCATCATTGATGTGAGTAGAGTTTGCTAGCGTAGCTTTAAAATTAACTTGAGTTTCTAgagtaaaattgaatatttgccAGTTCGCTTTTGCGAAGTTATAGCGAGGTGTGACCGGGGCCTTTTTACAATAAATGTAGAGACTCAGGAGAACTGGTCAATGATCTGAGTCTAATTCATAAATTGTAAGAGTGTTTTggttgtagaaatattttttcgtattttctaagTCAATAAGGTCAGTTTTGCGTTTGGTCCTGTGAGGGAAAAAGGTATGCTTGTCTGGCGCAAATNNNNNNNNNNNNNNNNNNNNNNNNNNNNNNNNNNNNNNNNNNNNNNNNNNNNNNNNNNNNNNNNNNNNNNNNNNNNNNNNNNNNNNNNNNNNNNNNNNNNAATTTAAATGAtagttttacaattttgttagttTATCTGCTATTCCAATCTCAGTGTTTAGCATTAAGGCCCCCCACAGCGATTACTGAGGgtgctagtttaaatatttttctgtaataatttttttgtaaattcgcaaGAGGCAGTCTAGTAGAACGAGACAATGGCATATGGTTtcccataaatttttatttgtatagccGTAGCTTCCAAGACTTTAAGTTCCTGAATTATGAGTTCGTGATGGTCAATATTTTCTTGGATTAAGATCGCGGTTCCTCTATTAGTGTTATTTCGGTATAATTTCTAGCCACGGAATAGATTGATGTTTACGGATTGGCGAAGTAGAGTCTCACTAAGCAAGAAAATAGTGATTTTGTTCTTATAGAGGTATGTGGCTGATCCGTGACTATTTTTAAGGACACCTTTAGCATTCCGAAAAGCCTTGCTCATTTAGATTTGAGATAATTTTGCGATAGTCTTCGATATAGGACACGCGTAAGAATAAACGTCAGAGCCGAGATTGTACactattgatttaaattttacggAATCCTTTAAGAGTTGACGCAGGACGGTATCGGGGTGTTCACCCTCGTCTACAATAAGATTCATTGGGGGTATTTTTCCTTATCCTTTATTATTAGAAATTCGCGTGTCAGGGACTATTATTTTATCAGATAGTGCCTTGCTTACTACTGAAGTTCTCGACGTTCCGCTGCTTCCTCTGATTAAGGTGGCCGAGAATTGGCTACTGGTATCACTGTCCGAACCACTGTCGGACGTTTTGGCGAACTTTCGCTTCTTCCTTTTTGATTTTGCAAAGGAGAAGCTGTTCTTCGTATCAATTTTGGAGCTATTTCCTGCTGGGCAGAAAACTGGATTTGGGGCTCTGTGACATTGTCTTCACAGAgtgcaaattttttatcaatcaacTTAATACGTCTGACAAATCAGAATACATGAATCTATCATGAGCATCAGACAATCAATGTAATCCTTTTATAATCGAGGACCTAGCCTTAATCGGAAAATTCAAATCTCGTCCTAAGATACAGTAATTTGTGCTCACCATTTGAGCTCACAAGAATCCGGTGACTGACAGTACTCTTATGGAATTCACTTGGGAGGCGGCGCACCACTCACAGCGCAACGCATGAGAGTGGGCGTATCCCATTGGTCTGCGCTCACTTCTCAAAATATTACAAGCAAAGATCTTTTTATCGAAGTTGTTAGGTGGAGATCTCGCCATCTCGGCTCTCGCTTGTAAGGTAAAAGTCTACCAGCATAAAACGAGCATGAAACATGCATCAAAGTAGCGTTTACGACGTGAGTTGCTAGGAGCGACTTAGCATTTTTTCTGGGATGCGGGACGTAAAATTTGATATCCTTTGACTGCTGAGGATAGGATATCCAGAGATCACttagccaaaaatgaaatttatttttaattgtttggtttgcatttaaaattctatatagaGTAGAAAAACGTGTATTTATCAGACTTTTTGATACCATCTCCATAGATTTATGggtacatttatttatatatgtatatttagaTCTCAATGGATGATTATGCATTAAATCATGAGTGGCTTATGACACGTCAAGAAGCCGAAAGACTTGTTTTCACCAGTTCCATCTACAATTATACTGAAGTTACATTTGAATTCGATTTGAAAAGACATTCAAGAATGGCACATTCGGTTTTCGTCACACCTGCAGCCAGTgagtaaaaatacatatttaatttttaaaaactttattatttaatttaaatttttttatttatactttaaatgaaaatgttcctggtattgttattttgaaaaaaattgtgggaAGGTTGGccctattaaaaataattttcctgcgtttgtttttacaaaaatcgttttaccaaactagaaataattatttttcagtttcaaaatttagaatttaaaaagcagtacgcagaaaatatttaaaatacacattttttatttcaaatatttagtacgtaagttttctttgatttgaagatgttttaaatataaatttttaatgcttgAGATTAATATTGAAATTACTCTAATATATCTTTTCAGTTTTAATGCTATTCACAATGACGGTTTTATGGTTGGATTCGAAATCTATTGAACGAATTATACTGGCAGGTGTAAATTTCGTCTGCCATCTTTTTTGCATTTATGATTTACATTGGATGGTCCCTTTAAATGGTTTAAGTATTCCACATATATGTAAGTAAATCTgtactaaaaaaaacattaaagataACACTTGAGACAATAGAcaataagatttctaggaaatttttgtaaagaaaaagtttttgaattccttttttcagaattttgaaaagaaaattagaaaaggattttaaaatattttaaattattcctaacattcaagaaaagaataattgtgaaatatatgtattaaaaatgttagaagctttcaaaattttttaaacagaatgtaaatttttattaatttcgaaaaaatgcttTGTCAGAATCTTGAAGGTTTCGAGAAAAGGAAAAACCAaatcttttcttttgtttaaattaaattttgagataatttttaacaaattttcaaaaataaagaaaattttgaatattaaatttttctaaattttgcagcatttaaatttttttgaggaaaCTGTATTCTTTTTAgagacatttgaaattttttgaaagaatcgaaaattattttgatcttgacaagtttaaattatttttaagcattcgaagaaatttttttaagaatttctaaagcgtttaaaaacatttaatgatcttaagattcatgggaaaatttcaaatgattcttaattttgaaaaacgagtttgaagagaaaattatgaaagaatttaaaaccattcttatgatttccaaaatttttaaaatgtgaacCCGGAAGATTTATaggcaatttttttgaatatgcaagagaaacaatttttttttaaagatgtcgaagcaaatttatttcattgcttctcgaagaattttttaaaaatattttaaaataattctcaaattttttaaaatggatcggGAAGATTTTGATGTTCTTTTAGTTTTacagaattttacgaatttcaggaaaactgaattatttatgATGATAATTAGAATTTCatgaaagatttaaacattttttcaatcttaggaatatttcaaattcttatgaccatttcaaaaaaagaagcttttcaagaattgagaaaagttacaagaaaataaaaaaagtgtcttttGAATTCTGGAAAAATCatagatgattaaaaaaatgaattatgtaaaaaaatggaagaaaatttaacaacattacAAATTAATTCCTAAAACAAGATTGTAGtagattttaaatgtaaaattgttcTACTTTGCATGAGtacaaaattttcgataaaatagatcaaatgtaagaaatgatttaattattacgatgtgttcaatgttttgaaaagatgaaaaattacTCAAAACTTGAAAAGAGTTTCACAAAATTACAACTGagcttcgattttttcaaagagaaaaaaaaacttttaaagaattttaaaaagctttaagagattcgaaaaatgttcttaatattgctaaacaaatttttagtgattagatcaaatcaatttttggagaaagaaaacgaaaagagttcaaaaaattcaaaacaaagtatagatatttgaaaatgaatttcaagctatgtttttttttgcaaaataaaaaaagtgtatctcaaattaaaaaaattaaaaacaatatttaggaattttctgatttagcttttattttgccttaaaaattatttttttcttcaaatctaaaAACTACACGCATGCTTATCACTTTTCTGAGTTCAGTTCACTTCCCTGAGTTCTCTGAGTGATGATTTGTCATTTGTTGGTTTTTGGTTCTCATTTATGGATTGTGGGTTGTGAGTTGTTAAATCTGAGTTAAGAGTTGTAAGCTATGAGTTGTAGATTGTAAGATTTGAGTTGTGTGTTGCAAGTTGAGGGCTGGCACTTGTGGATTATCACTTGTGGATTATAAATTGTTGGTTGTGCGAAGTGAGTTGCAGGTTGTATGTCATAGATTTTGGGTTGTCAGTTTTTAAATGTGAGTTTTGAGTTTTAGGTTCTGAAATTTAAGTTGTGAATTGCGAATTATGAGTTTTCACTTGTGAATTGCGAATTTTTGTCTGTGAGTTGTATGTTGTAAGCTTTGCGATGTGAGTTTCAAGTTGTGGGTTTTCACTTGTGGATTATCACTTTTGGGATGTGAGATGTGGTTCGTGAGTTGTAGGTTTTTGTTTCTCGATTATCCGTAGTCAGTTGTTAAATATGAGTTGCGAATTCTGAGTTATAGGTTTGTTAGTTTGAAGTTGGGGGTTGTCACTttctgtttaatgtttatgtttataaatgtttaattttgccagatcaggaatagacagagaagaatcgttagaaataataaatagttcaagttttatttcaagtatagaatacttggcagactaagaccatttttgagaaccacacaggacactcactcgtttatatagacatttttgtaagatgcaAGATTTATTGTCTTTAttgatgtcgataaattgaataattttcaatcgtacAAAACCTCATtaagacgaaacattagaactttaaacattttcgaattgCAAAATGTTGGTTCTGAGTTGTAGGTGGTGATCTTTCAGTTGTGAGTTTCGAATTTTTGGTTTTCATTTGTGGATTGTGAGTTGTACTTCGTGAACTGTAAGTAGTAATTTGTGAGCAGTGAGCTGGGAGCTGCAAGATGTGAATTGTGAGTTCTAGATTGAAATTTATGGATTTTAGGTTTTGAGATGATAGTCGAGAGTTATGAGCTGGGATTTAAGAGTTGTGGGTTGTCGCTAGTAAGTTGTGATCTGTGAGTATTACGTTTTCAGTTGTGAGTTGTGTATTGTGATTTGTATAGTAGGAGTTGTGTATTATAAGATGTGGGTTGTGAGTTGTGAGCTATAAGCTGTGAGATGTGAGTTACGAGTTGTGAGTTGCGATTTGTAGGCTATGTAGTTTGTAAGACGTGGGTTGACAAGAATGGACAGCTGtataaagaaatcatttaaaatgacatatcgataaatcaaaatttattataataaaattttacagtgGTATTTTATCGAGATTCGCTGGTTTTGGCGGCTTTCGCTTTGATCATGACTATCGTATTTCGAAAGTTACAAATGATTAATACAGCTGCACCAAATTGGATTTTCTTCATCGTgtcaattttaaaggattaccgTCTGGCAAGATTTCTTGTGACAAGCGATCAAGAGCTGAAAGATTCCTGTGGTTCAGAAACTGAAATAGAAGATAGCGTGGAATCGATACAAACAGTAACCGTTGAAACGAATAAAGAAAAAACGTGGAGTTGTTTCTCAACTTTTATGGAGTGGATGTCCTTGTTCAGTATTTTTATTACCTATTTGATATTATTAGCAACTCTCATACCGAAATGAGAGtacctattaaaaatataatacaagtcgtatattattttgaaagcttttttatatttgaaattaaattttttcttgaaagaagCTTCAAAGTTTTATTATAACAAACTctgaataaaagattaattattactCACAGATaatagtatttaaataatttcgtaccTTAATTTTCTTTCTATTACCAAGGTTGATCGTTTATTAATACAATTCAGTTCCAATGGCTTGTTATTATACGTCAGCCTTAcagcttattattttatttcctgtAACTTATTCAAGTAATTGCAAGtttctgcaaaatttaatttctttgaataaggAAATATCTGACTTGTAAagtattattagaatttaaaaaaaataaataatcgctgtcatttttcaagtttataattgaaaaattgggaattgcaaatctataaaattgcagagattttaattttcagttttcaaaattgaactattccgacattacaatttaaaattggataattttcttttttaaacgtaAGGTATTGAAGTCTCTAATTGCAAGTATACAAAActaaatcattttctattatcaaaatgaatgaattttcaactgtagcTTTTTGGAAGAGTTAGAATCAAAAACTCTAGATTTGtcatcatcaaaatttaagatcttTATTCATGCATCTTTAATTTCTATGAGTTTTAAACCACAATTCGATGAAAGTGTagtgcttttaattttgaatctctaaaattgttgaattttaaattttaaatctttgcaattaaagagtctttaatttttcaaatttataatttaaaaagtatgcaAGTTTGAacgtatataatttaaaaatcgatatgactttgattatttttatgtaaaatctcttcaatttaatgaatttaaaactaaaaaggtttatttttgatctttaaaCTCATCAAAATTgcctaattttttcttaaattatttcaattaaacagttgcaaATTGCGACTCTTAAAAATTGTGGAACTTTGatatttacgatttaaaattctgtaatttgtgTGCTCTACATTCCAAATTTCTTGAACtcagaagatttagaatttaaaacttaaattttaatgttcaaaacatcggaaaataataatctttattcaataaataaatattttattcaaaattaataaatttacaaatttgtaccTTCAAAATGGATAAATTCGAgcttaaagataattaaaattaaagattttttaattatacctcTTCCACATTCCCGAAACTTCAATTGAATGCCCTTTGTTCATAATTTACAATGCAAATTCTATAAATATGAGTAGTCAATTGttaaattcttctatttaaaattttataaaaataaccttCACTATgcatctttaaaaacattttaatttgagaattttcaataatatatttttggaattgctgatgttttgattttaagttttttaaaaattgtaaaactttaaagacaaaatatttaaaattaaagagtttgaaattttttaattcataattaaatagtGTTATGAAagttttttggtttacaaaaaaaattctgcgaTTTTGAtgattaacattcaaaatttgtagaatttgaTAGATAAAGAttgtaatacttaaattttgattactatttaaaattgaaggaatttgaatTCTATAtctttaaggattaaaaaatttccaatgttgataaattacaataataacttctgttattttcttaatttacagtcaaaatttctttttttttcatttttttatatatattttgaaatttccacAGCTTTTACTTTAAGAAGTGtatgcaagttttaaattttacaattaaaaaagctTTCTTGATAattaacaatagaatttttttaaattttgtaggtgCTAAAGTACAAGAATTGTCCATTGAAAATTGAGCATTCAGCTTTAAAAATTACAGGCCTGatatcgaaaactgtaatttagttattgtgaattctcttttgttaaagctcattcggcGTTAACAAAAAGATTGTCATCGTGCATCTCGACCTTGTCCAAATTGCGAACCTCGGTCTGGGACTGCTTATCaggatattacaaaataaattgcaaattttattttgcatgatttctttaatatttgttacTTATTTTGCACTAATATTTATTCATGCCTAccctaaaaaatttatcattttaataaattcatgcTATGAAAATACATGATATGCATTGATATCAAAACATACGTGATTTCATTTTGTTGttttgataacttaaaaaaatgcgcatcttaaaaaacaattatgttaatcaatattttattacatttattttattcgtccaaaaatttttattgtgtttatattttacttgtatagtttgaccgcgaaatagaatttaatattttttattattttttgtgcgatcgaaacttaaattttagatttttcaagaaaatttaaaaagttgttatgataatattttcTAGCCTATAGGTCCAATCTTGACTTTTTATATTTTGGGTTGTTAgacttgaaattttcattttagttcttgtcgtctttaatttttaagatgctATAATTGTGATTATtgtcttttcatc comes from the Belonocnema kinseyi isolate 2016_QV_RU_SX_M_011 chromosome 6, B_treatae_v1, whole genome shotgun sequence genome and includes:
- the LOC117174737 gene encoding neuronal acetylcholine receptor subunit alpha-5-like isoform X2; protein product: MYEEDVRPVENKDQIVNVFLQLIPKFMEFGSRSSTFTLHYWLKMKWTDNHLKWNPGEFQDVKRLHVLSNELWMPDFMIINTLDHFKLPSTTCVVQNTGNITCVWAIKTSVSCASDYTYWPYDKQTCKFISASSTYQNHEVDFYFIDSGISMDDYALNHEWLMTRQEAERLVFTSSIYNYTEVTFEFDLKRHSRMAHSVFVTPAAILMLFTMTVLWLDSKSIERIILAGVNFVCHLFCIYDLHWMVPLNGLSIPHILVFYRDSLVLAAFALIMTIVFRKLQMINTAAPNWIFFIVSILKDYRLARFLVTSDQELKDSCGSETEIEDSVESIQTVTVETNKEKTWSCFSTFMEWMSLFSIFITYLILLATLIPK
- the LOC117174737 gene encoding neuronal acetylcholine receptor subunit beta-3-like isoform X1 codes for the protein MRNLILIVLIVFVLKYSIKKVFAADYHCTPGSKESPPSLILKNHLFCMYEEDVRPVENKDQIVNVFLQLIPKFMEFGSRSSTFTLHYWLKMKWTDNHLKWNPGEFQDVKRLHVLSNELWMPDFMIINTLDHFKLPSTTCVVQNTGNITCVWAIKTSVSCASDYTYWPYDKQTCKFISASSTYQNHEVDFYFIDSGISMDDYALNHEWLMTRQEAERLVFTSSIYNYTEVTFEFDLKRHSRMAHSVFVTPAAILMLFTMTVLWLDSKSIERIILAGVNFVCHLFCIYDLHWMVPLNGLSIPHILVFYRDSLVLAAFALIMTIVFRKLQMINTAAPNWIFFIVSILKDYRLARFLVTSDQELKDSCGSETEIEDSVESIQTVTVETNKEKTWSCFSTFMEWMSLFSIFITYLILLATLIPK